The DNA segment AAAAATAGATTTCTACAAAAATTTTTTACTTTGGTAATGTAAACCATTTTTCAGATATggcaaataaataattatgcaAAAGCCAAGTGAGGAATTCGTTAAATTTTACACGTTTATTTGGATACTTACTAATTATTCAGAATCTAATTGCAATCTCGAAATTTTTGGTAAAACGTGTTTATATCTTTTTGAAAAGTACTTGTAAAACATAACTCCATCTTGAGCAATTTTCAATTAATACAATTACAGACAAAACATTcgttcaattttattattaatataaatattacacaaaaaatatttaatatttaatttagtatacagagtattcggtcacccttggaaaaaattttaatgggggattgtagacgccaaaataagacaaaaatcaagaataccaatttgttgatagagactccgttaaaaagttattaaaaaattaaattaaaaaatttcaaatctttctggaaaaattattttcggttgcgggggtcaattacaatcatttttggtcattacacatacccacgaattcctactcagtttcgagaaaaaaattccttaccgaaaatataatttctggccagtaatgtctgcccgaattttcatgcgaatctttaaaacgtcataacttctgaacggattggatgattttaatgtttaaaaaagcaaactacgcgtattttaatgaagaatataaacaaatcgtaaaaatattcgaaaagttggtccttgaccccgcaaaatgagaaaaaccccataaaaatggtccaattgtcaaacagccataactcctacaattgtgaatatatttcagtgaaacttttttctgaagtagagctcgtgggtacctataaaaaagtattagacaacgtttctgtagcgcgtcaaacaaaattactaaaaatgaaaaaggaatttttaagaaaaatcaacggggggtaggtgcctaaatttttcgacgaaaaaaaaaatttcaaatcgttctaaaaaaaatatttttggctgtatgggtcaattacaatcatttttggtgaagagtcatatcgccgaaatcctactcattttctagaaaaaaattcgaggtgtgaaatttttcaacaaaattaaaaaatttgaagtcgttctggaaaaattattttcggttgcggggggcaattacaatcatttttggtgaatagacatacccccgaaattttacgcattttcgagaaaaaaattcagtacgagcagaaatttaaacgttaataactttttaacaaagcctccatcaacaaaatggtattcttgattttcgtcttattttggcctatagaatcccccatagtttaaattaatttagtcgactgtatcatgtTTCGATCTTTTTCACTAATATGAATATTTAAATCAATAAATCATTAAAAGTATGAAAATTTTTTTAGTAAGATTAATTTTTAACGAGGATCGGGTATAAGGTACGTAGAAGAAATTCACAACACTTGCAAAAGAGAAAaatctttataaaataaataacatatacATGAATATCATTACATCGTACTTCAAAATCATAAATAAGTAACTTAGGTGTTTTGTAAATCCCACAATTCCATAGTATGTATTTGCATTGTTTATTATTCATACACACTAAAAGGCACAATATAGCTACCAATACTTCAACGTGGTTACAAAAGTAATTCTCTAGGACTGTATGAAAAAATATTGTGAGTAGTTTATTAATACTTCTTCTGTTTAATTTGGTATTATAAATTAGCAAATAacaataattacaattatttcgtATCAGTGTTTGCAAAATTTATGATTAATTTGCATATAGTGCATTAAATACCATCGTATATACAAATTAATACAGatattttttgtaacataaCAAATCGATGTCATTAGTTATTCATGATATTCTTTTACTATCAAAAACTGCTTCAAGGATACATACATGTATATATAtcaaaaagaaatttattaataattttttatctgaaaaaatatatttcgaagttttttttttgtactgCATTCACTtatatgtttcttttttttcatatgAAGTGAAAGATTACATACGTGTACTGTATATGTAcattttacaaatttaaaaaaaaaacaaaaatatataacaaGACTTTTACATGTATTGAAATACATGAAGAGTATGTAACTGTATATTAATCGGCTTATGATTAATTAAAACcatgtaaatataaaaatgtttgtGTACCCTGCAATAAAAATGTTTACAGAAACACTTTCTAGTTTTGTGagaatgtaaaataaaaatcttgATATATTGTGGTAGTTGTGAAACATTTCTTAAATTACTCTCTCTTATATGCTATGGTGAAAAATACTTATTGTGTAAATTTGTTTACTAATACTAACAATACAACAAAAGTGCAATAATCTTAATAACAATGGAATGTATCTACGTTTTACATTCTATAGAGTGTAGGAATGTTCAGTGTTGTCctgaaattgattttataaaattatatgttATATTGATTTTAAAATGTAACCACGTTGATTGGTCAGGAACACACCTGCTTTAATATATATACATAGTGATAAAAGTTGATTCAAGCCAAGTGATTTCATTATTATGCGTGTATCCTTAATATTGCAAaaatgaaacattaaaattttatgttttgactgttctaTCGATAAGCACTCAGGTTTGTTCTGCTAAAAACTACCTTAATTGTCCCATTTAGTTGCAACAATACCAGGAAAATGTTACATCGATAATTTAAATGATTTTAAAGGAAAAGTGTGTACTGCAAAACATATTCTTTCTTTATAAATTTTCATGGGATATTAGTTTTATCTATAAGCGCATATTTTTTTCTCTCGCATGATCTAAATTTCCTTCAATGATTTGAAACCTCAGAATTTAATCGTATTATCACAACTAAATTAGGTGTTCCGTTCAAAGCGAAACAGTCTGTATAATAGACATACACTTTGTAAAATTTTCATTGTTCAAAGTGTAAACATTTAATGCGTAAATGAATTTTAGAAACATTAAGAAAATGTGAAATGAGAAAAAATTATCCAATGatactaaataaatataatcctCTTGTACTATAAATAACACTGTTATAGTAAAAGTGCAGTCAACAGTTGCAACTTTTTAATTACCTAGTgcacaaaatattttagagttataATTATAGTAATTTTATAATTAGAGTTAATCTTGTGCAGACACGTTAATTTGATTATGAAATCTCTTTGTTTGAATCAGTTATAATATTTGCTATTGATAACATTACAGTATTTATGTGCTACTGAAAATTTTTGTGAAGGAAGCAGGCTgtacattttcttttttttttacagacagATTTTGATTTGTCAAGCATCCTGTTGATCCACCATGAATTGTACTTAGTTATTGCATCTTATTTGGGGCATAGTATATCTATACCAATATGTTTATCAAGGTATTGGATTGCCCAAAAATGTAATTACTTAGTCTAAAACTTTTATTAGTCATTAAGATCGTAACGAATCACGGATGCAAGAAAACACATAAGCACCTAATTTTTCATTAAACAACTTCAACTTTTATAAATAACTTTAGTTTCACGCATTTAGCACCATTAtctttgaaaaaaaataatttgatatattttttttttttaggcaaTCCATTTTTAGACGGATGATTTATCAATATTGCTATCGATACTATACCAGTAACTTTAGTTAAATGAGGTAATTAATGACATTCAGTCATAAAATTAGACACAGGAATCATTCTGATAAACACAACAAAACTATTACAAAACTTTTTAGAGAAATATAACTAAGTATCTAACAACCATTAATGTAACTGATTACTTTCCACTTCTTAAGGTATTTTAACGTTGAGATAATTGGCTTTAAGAGTAATAATACTAGACATATTTACAGAACAACGTAGAAGGCAGTTTGTCTGAAAATCCTTGCAATCAAAAGTCTTAGTATTATAATTCTAATTCAATTAACAATGTATcacaatttttaaaacaaaaacACGTTCACGTACTttgattatttatatatttaatttaattaaatattattctcCCGTTTCTGGCAATGATGCAATGTTTTAATTGCAATTACTCTTTACTAAGTTACAGAATTATAAATATGTTTATAAAGCTTCATACAAGCTTTTTCTTGGAACCTTCGGAtgatttctatttttaatacttAGATCCGCAAAAGATATAATATTACACCTTATTGCAATAATAGTAACAGACAATGGCAGTTCAGTTTGTTTTTCAAAATTTAGTCTATATTAATAACATCTCTATATCATTTTTTTTGTAAGCAGTCAAAAACACTTTAGTCTTTATACGACAACTAATATAATACTAAATCCAGAATGTTCATTCAAAGGCTGTGATTTTTAAATACTGCTATGATAAACTTTATGATTTATACAAAAATATGTTTCTGTTGAATTTATGTAAAGTAGTGAATAACATGTACGGATGTAAATTCAGACATTTCCCTTCTACGTTTTTTGAAGAAAAACTTGTATTGAGCCATAAATGGCAGTGCCACGTCAGAAACCAAAATAACTTTGCAAGTTTGTGAATCCATAGCAATTCCCATAAACATGCTTTATACCTTACCACAGGATATCAatgctataaaaaaaaaaaagtaacatcTTAAGAATCTTGCAGAAGGTAAGATCTGTAGTGATGTGATTTACGATTATAGTTCTTTTGCACAATTAGCTGTAATACCCGTTGCAAAATTTGATATATTTTTATCCATATTTATGTCTTCAAGCTAAAAAAGAATTATACATGCAATATTCAAAATACATAAAAAACATACGTTACTTATTGCAATATATTAAACAATAAGTCCCCTGATTCATGCTACATTTACTTACACACGAAGTGCTGCTTAATATGTCATCGATTTCTTCAATTTCTTCACTGATATCATCACTATGAGCACTCagagttttatcttgtttctttatttgaagTTTTATAGGACTGTCAGTTTTTTCAGGTTCTTTAGAAGGACTTTGATCATGAGCACTGCCAGATGCAGATGAAATGAAATCTTCttcataattatcaataccgtcAGTTCCTAAAAATATATTGATGATATGTGTATTATAacagatatacatatatacagggtgttcggccaccccagggaaaaattttaatgagagattctagaggtcaaaataagacgaaaattaaaaatactaatttgttgatggaggtttcgttaaaaagttattaacgtttaaagttccggacgtactgaatttttttctcgaaagtgaataggatttcgagggtaggtctattcaccaaaaattattgtaattgacccccacaaccgaaaataattttttcagaacgatttgaaattttcgaatttaattgttaataactttttaacgaagcctccatcaacaaattgatacacttaattttcgtcttattttggcctctagaatctcctattaaaatttttcccagggatggccgaacactctgtatatacatACACAGGAAATCAATCAATATTCATATTCATAAGAATGTTATGTTAACTTACCAAGTCCGATATCCATCAATTCTTTCAGATCATTAATATTAGTCTTTTTACCATTTAATGGTGGGAGATCGCTAAGTATAGAATGAGATTTTTTATCTAAAGATGGTAAATCTTGTAAAAAGGATTCAGTATCATGTATAGCattgatattttcttttttcccgTCAACAATAATTTCTTCAAAGTACACAGTTTTTCCAAAACTGTTTCCAATATTAACTGACTTTTTATTTTGTACGTTATTCGCTATTTGTAATTTGAaactatttatattattttgcttACTTATATCTTCATTTTGATTTGTTTGCATTTCAGTAACTATAGATTCGTCAAACTTAATTAAAGGCTcggttttatttagtaaatttgtttggatGGGCATATTTATTTCAGTCTCCTTTGTTATATGATTCATCACTGTAGTTGTGCCATTTGGACTTGTAGAGAGTGTATCAAAATGCGTATTATTGTTCCCTTTGCTATcaattccatcattattttctgTGCTTTCAGAAGTGGTACTCTTTCTGAGAgaattattttgtttttcatAATTTGAATCGTCCATTGAAACATCATCAAGAGATGTTTCTTTGCTTTTCTTATCCTTTATTGTCACATTTATTGGAAGTTTTGGACTTTGTTGCAAAGCACTATCCAATTTATCCgaaatatcattattatttgacaatgacacagtttcattgtgtaatacttttggaATAGAAATTTCAAATGTTGCATTAGCAATGTTTGTCGAAGTCTCATCGGTTGTATTAAGCCTGCTATTATTAGTTTCATTCTGCAATACAAGTTAAAGTGTTTATGATactttactatttttaaaataataaaagtttatATTATTTTCAACGTAGATACCTTCTGTAAATTATTAAAGGCACTGTTCatgctattttttaaaatttctccgaGTAACGGTTCATTGGATTCAATACctaattcttcgcataatttatTTCTTCCAACATAATTATATTCTTTTCCAAAGTATGTCTCTGGATCATATACAGATATCGTATAATCAAGACCAAAATATTCTAGGAACTCCCTAACCAAGGAAAACAATAATTTTCCTTCTGAATTAGCCAGGTACTGCTTTACAGTTTTATTGAGGAGTGGTTCTGGATTCTGAAATATCAAACATATTATTTACCTTCAAAGTTCTAATGCCTGTAATTCGTGGACACATTTATTAATCGCTATTAACAATTTAAATGCAACAAATAAATGTTATAGAAAGAtaaacattttctttttatattattCGTTACATGTTATCACAAATCTAACGACTTGTACatttatttctaaaaataaacataCAAGAAATATTCTTAACAAAaagatatatataaaaaaaatttcaaacaagaTTTTTTAACGACCacctattataaaaaaaatgttgACATACCATTACTGATTCTTGTTCTTCTAATGCTAAAAACACACTTGCCCTGAGTTCTGCCTATAACATAACAAAAGACTTTAATAGAAGTATCACGacagtatgaaaaaaattcgacggaAGAAAGTTCTTTGACACAATCTACATAACCTAAAGAA comes from the Colletes latitarsis isolate SP2378_abdomen chromosome 7, iyColLati1, whole genome shotgun sequence genome and includes:
- the LOC143343995 gene encoding uncharacterized protein LOC143343995, translating into MIDGNISMEEDTELRDLVVQTLENNGVLAKVRAELRASVFLALEEQESVMNPEPLLNKTVKQYLANSEGKLLFSLVREFLEYFGLDYTISVYDPETYFGKEYNYVGRNKLCEELGIESNEPLLGEILKNSMNSAFNNLQKNETNNSRLNTTDETSTNIANATFEISIPKVLHNETVSLSNNNDISDKLDSALQQSPKLPINVTIKDKKSKETSLDDVSMDDSNYEKQNNSLRKSTTSESTENNDGIDSKGNNNTHFDTLSTSPNGTTTVMNHITKETEINMPIQTNLLNKTEPLIKFDESIVTEMQTNQNEDISKQNNINSFKLQIANNVQNKKSVNIGNSFGKTVYFEEIIVDGKKENINAIHDTESFLQDLPSLDKKSHSILSDLPPLNGKKTNINDLKELMDIGLGTDGIDNYEEDFISSASGSAHDQSPSKEPEKTDSPIKLQIKKQDKTLSAHSDDISEEIEEIDDILSSTSCLEDINMDKNISNFATGITANCAKEL